From Neospora caninum Liverpool complete genome, chromosome VIII, a single genomic window includes:
- a CDS encoding Transcription initiation factor iie, alpha subunit, related, whose protein sequence is MIGTALESSPRTLSSSTAAGAASSGVEKSSDAQTRAARAASLSASVVAKPFDRSLFRAFLAAASRLFCDDDQIVIVDFLAHHEKAYTERDLIERLGWPDRRVREACAALERMQLVTKEQLGGMGSAAGRNDEKGASATPAAQANSGAKGSDSVVGSSGSTVSSSSAGGGGPSPNPPAASSSPLSAGPSAASQSAFYFKISPYCLLVFHFRLQRAEQQVEEHRRAAEGRDVFFCPKCSAEYDALEAQLLDVDPRDAHFLCKFCNEKLEHEIPSFPPYSRAERSAYRNRPAEDGGKTSLGGTGSTSGSALGDRGVSSGSGVGAGDDTLSDTSLPGAGSVQLQMRQALAGTAETARRQAPAWVTPEHQAGDAAAAPGRGNPPLARSASAAGVTGVAAGEPAALAARSSAQARPRPGGPTDAAASVRPGAATQRVGGRNQIRFSMKGGSSGTGSKSATSAAFGSKARPAAPKTNAPQLHAGASAQAGQSVVPAATRPSAAASSGLAPSRLTGGRMGNAEAVGAAVGAHADGYAAKPARASAAAPSQREAPEDAHGPNAGDGGAAHADPIGPSGFAAAPAAACAAEENAAGVGGSAAPLFFVGKLGREMTLEEAAEYQLEMTAEEHERFMELQAVYLDDI, encoded by the exons ATGATCGGCACAGCATTGGAGTCTTCTCCCCGcactctctcgtcttccacaGCCGCCGGGGCTGCGTCGTCCGGCGTCGAGAAGAGCTCGGATGCGCAGACGCgtgccgcgcgcgcggcgtctctctctgcctcggtaGTCGCCAAGCCGTTCGACCGGAGTTtgtttcgcgccttcttggcggcggcttcgcggCTCTTTTGCGACGACGACCAAATTGTCATTGTCGACTTCCTCGCCCACCACGAGAAGGCCTACACAGAGCGGGACTTGATCGAGAGACTCGGATGGCCAGATCGACGCGTGCGCGAGGCATGCGCTGCGCtcgagcgcatgcaactcGTCACGAAGGAACAGCTCGGTGGCATGGGAAGCGCCGCTGGCCGAAatgacgagaaaggcgcaaGTGCGACTCCAGCCGCTCAGGCAAACTCAGGAGCGAAGGGAAGCGACAG CGTTGTGGGATCTAGCGGCAGCACAGTGAGTTCGAGCAGCGCGGGGGGCGGGGGACCGTCGCCCAATCCGCCTgcggcttcgtcttcgcctttgAGCGCGGGACCGTCGGCAGCGTCTCAGTCTGCTTTCTACTTCAAGATCTCGCCGtactgtctcctcgtcttccacttTCGTCTTCAACGCGCAGAGCAGCAGGTCGAGGAGCACCGGCGCGCCGCGGAAGGCCGcgacgttttcttctgtccaAAGTGCTCAGCCGAGTACGACGCACTGGAGGCGCAACTCCTCGATGTCGACCCGCGCGATGCACACTTTCTCTGCAAATTCTGCAACGAAAAACTCGAGCACGAG ATCCCCTCGTTCCCTCCCTACAGCCGAGCGGAGCGGAGCGCGTATCGAAACAGACccgcagaagacggcggcaAGACTTCCCTCGGCGGCACGGGGAGCACGTCGGGCAGCGCGCTCGGCGaccgcggcgtctcttcggGCTCGGGGGTGGGCGCTGGCGACGATACGCTGAGCGACACGAGTCTGCCGG GAGCAGGCTCCGTGCAGCTGCAGATGCGTCAGGCTCTGGCCGGGACcgccgagacggcgaggcgacaggcgccaGCCTGGGTGACGCCTGAGCACCaggccggagacgcagctgcagcgcctgGACGCGGGAACCCTCCTCTGGCGCGCTCCGCGTCGGCTGCTGGAGTGACGGGAGTCGCCGCGGGAGAGCCTGCGGCGCTGGCCGCGCGGTCCTCCGCGCAGGCGCGTCCGCGTCCAGGCGGTCCGACGGATGCGGCGGCGAGTGTGCGTCcgggagcggcgacgcagagggtTGGCGGCCGCAACCAGATCCGCTTTTCCATGAAAGGAGGCTCGTCTGGGACTGGAAGCAAGAGCGCGACTTCGGCGGCGTTCGGCTCGAAGGCCCGCCCGGCGGCGCCCAAAACGAACGCGCcccagctgcatgcaggcgccaGCGCGCAGGCTGGGCAGAGCGTCGTCCCTGCGGCGACGCGACCGAGTGCAGCCGCCTCGTCGGGGCTCGCGCCGTCGAGGTTGACAGGAGGTCGGATGGGAAACGCAGAGGCCGTGGGTGCCGCAGTCGGCGCGCACGCAGACGGCTACGCGGCGAAACCCGCGCGGGCGAGTGCGGCAGCGCCGAGTcaaagagaggcgccagaAGACGCGCATGGACCgaacgcaggcgacggcggggccGCGCATGCGGACCCGATCGGGCCTTCGGGtttcgctgctgcgcctgcagctgcGTGTGCCGCGGAGGAGAATGCCGCAGGCGTCGGGGGCAGCGCGGCTCCGCTGTTCTTTGTTGGGAAACTTGGACGGGAGATGACGCTCGAGGAAGCCGCGGAGTACCAACTGGAAATGACAGCTGAAGAGCATGAG CGGTTCATGGAGCTCCAAGCGGTCTATCTCGATGACATCTAG
- a CDS encoding Protein arv1, related — protein sequence MVVCVECSVPLSSTCRRFPPHFQNIRLTRCAACGKTADKYVEYEVLLIFIDLLLHKPQAYRHLIFNRLPYAETGVPPSVRNFAVVCILFDTYTRWFLLHASLAGVYFQHAKERTAAQDDASRGERPPPRGVGPTSGEKPWSLAAEELPDPAAAQRQVVFRRSSQEAGRPCLPAERDTARVSCQELSLGDPGREGHAGPAASFAVRSGKGEQAEGEALWRTSSLSVFTGALSPLDYETGDSVSVGRGRRRWRRSFASENVSGSVDAEPSSASPDLSRRTRRRKRRPFWCSPFYLGVGVATFVAFSLFSSGRDRSRLCSLAPLHLLRTSDALSARAQRPLPSEWHVLPPGALAPPAERRVGLHTEKSLLAGGGRRAPSVEAIAAPHVLFAAPPAASLCLGDDSRNMPLCPPALQWDSEAESTTPSLPRERSPGSDGPVSQADVHADVLRWLLQSSPLAAWDLQVFIIAQCTLDFFVYLFSAIVFTWLFVRWHYGSHVYRGWEDAARRAEGGRPGRRVSGGSRDWKASARKGARNGGARSCLCAVDAFARPLWVALLNTIEASAPWVHALCVGTGTADDGEQRLVGRWWTRAASSAAPGAFATASGRDSQTAGQEKDPQWHIDARSSARESQKLHAAREKKTKDAVSYVLRDGHAEREEAFGSAAPGRVRLLEEAAQASDGKTHASDGAAATADGRRALRVTFIARGRGVKAGRVAREVHDRAVIVKYNYLAAALIVSMFGKMATLLMMAWEENLHLQYFVSFFTLSSNVVAVSVFLNGAHPVASCLIVLGAVGAKALARLAQILLLPPLKFPAFGILTPSLYGGALTHQSSLALLSRDAQWAMSFVLDLVT from the coding sequence ATGGTGGTATGTGTGGAGTGTTCGGTTCCCCTCTCGTCGACATGTCGGCGCTTCCCACCTCACTTCCAAAACATTCGCCTGACGCGATGTGCCGCGTGCGGCAAGACCGCTGACAAGTACGTCGAGTACGAGGTCCTCCTGATTTTCATCGACTTGCTGCTTCACAAACCGCAGGCGTACCGCCACCTCATCTTCAACCGCCTGCCGTACGCGGAGACCGGCGTCCCTCCCTCCGTGCGCAAtttcgccgtcgtctgcaTCCTCTTTGACACCTACACGCGCTGGTTCCTCCTGCACGCGAGCTTGGCTGGAGTGTACTTCCAGCACGCCAAAGAACGGACTGCTGCCCAGGACGACGCCTCCCGCGGAGAGCGGCCGCCACCCCGAGGCGTGGGACCGACTTCTGGTGAGAAACCGTGGTCTCTGGCTGCAGAGGAGCTACCAGACCCAGCAGCGGCTCAACGCCAGGTCGTGTTCCGTCGCAGCTCTCAGGAGGCCGGGCGGCCGTGTTTGCCTGCCGAGCGGGATACCGCCCGCGTTTCCTGCCAAGAACTGAGTCTCGGGGATCCGGGGCGCGAAGGCCACGCAGGACCCGCGGCGTCCTTCGCGGTACGGtcggggaaaggcgagcaggccgagggcgaagctCTCTGGCGgacctcgtcgctctctgtgtttACCGGAGCTCTTTCTCCGCTGGACTAcgaaacgggagacagcgTCTCGGTGGGACGTGGACGTCGCCGCTGGAGGCGCAGCTTTGCCTCTGAAAACGTGTCCGGGTCTGTGGACGCCGAGCCGTCCAGCGCGTCGCCGGACCTTTCGCGCCGGACCcgacgcagaaagaggcgcCCGTTCTGGTGCTCGCCCTTTTATCTCGGCGTCGGGGTCGCGACCTTTGTCGCCTTCAGTCTCTTTTCGTCCGGGAGAGACCGCTCCCGGCTCTGCTCGCTCGCTCCACTCCACTTGCTCCGGACGTCAGACGCGCTGTCCGCGCGTGCACAGCGGCCGCTGCCGTCAGAGTGGCATGTGCTGCCTCCGGGGGCTCTCGCGCCCCccgccgagaggcgcgtcggCCTTCACACAGAGAAATCGCTTTTAGCgggaggcgggaggcgcgcgccttctgtAGAGGCGATCGCTGCCCCGCACGTCTTGTTTGCCGCTCCTCCAGCGGCCTCCCTTTGCCTGGGCGACGACAGCCGAAACATGCCTCTCTGCCCGCCAGCCCTGCAGTGGGACAGCGAAGCTGAGAGCACAACCCCCTCGCTGCCCCGCGAGCGCAGCCCAGGAAGCGACGGTCCCGTGTCGCAGGCcgacgtgcatgcagacgtgCTGCGGTGGCTGCTGCAAAGCAGCCCCTTGGCTGCCTGGGATCTTCAGGTCTTCATCATCGCGCAGTGCACGCTGGACTTCTTCGTCTATCTCTTTTCTGCGATTGTTTTCACCTGGCTCTTCGTTCGGTGGCACTACGGCTCACACGTCTACCGCGGGTGGGAGGACGCCGCGCGCAGGGCCGAAGGCGGGCGGCCTGGACGGCGGGTCTCGGGTGGCTCTCGAGACTGGAAGGCGAGCGCTCGAAAAGGGGCGCGgaacggcggcgcgcgctcCTGCCTCTGCGCCGTGGACGCGTTCGCAAGGCCCTTGTGGGTTGCTCTGCTCAACACCATCGAGGCCTCAGCCCCGtgggtgcatgcgctgtgTGTTGGAACGGGAACGGCCGACGACGGGGAGCAGAGGCTCGTGGGCCGCTGGTGGACCCGCGCTGCTTCCAGTGCGGCGCCGGGCGCCTTTGCGACGGCTTCCGGACGCGACAGCCAGACGGCTGGCCAGGAAAAAGACCCGCAGTGGCACATCGATGCGCGTTCGTCCGCGCGAGAGTCACAgaagctgcatgcggcgcgagagaaaaagacgaaagacgcGGTGTCGTACGTACTAAGAGACGGGCAcgccgagcgcgaggaggcgtTCGGAAGCGCCGCGCCGGGGCGAGTTCGCCTTTtggaagaagccgcgcagGCATCCgacgggaaaacgcacgCTTCAGACGGAGCGGCCGCGACCGCCGACGGCCGGCGCGCGCTGCGCGTGACGTTTATTgcgcgcggaagaggcgTGAAGGCCGGGCGAGTGGCGCGAGAGGTTCACGACAGAGCCGTGATTGTGAAGTACAACTATCTCGCGGCCGCCCTGATTGTGTCCATGTTTGGGAAAATGGCGACGTTGTTGATGATGGCGTGGGAAGAGAACCTCCATCTCCAGTatttcgtctccttcttcacacTCTCCTCAAACGTCGTCGCCGTGAGCGTCTTCTTGAACGGCGCCCACCCCGTCGCGTCGTGTCTCATCGTCTTAGGCGCAGtgggggcgaaggcgctcgcgcgtctcgcgcagATCCTGCTTTTGCCGCCTCTTAAGTTTCCTGCCTTTGGCATTCTCACGCCCAGTCTCTACGGCGGGGCTCTGACCCATCAGAGCtccctcgcgctcctctctcgagACGCTCAGTGGGCGATGTCGTTTGTGCTCGACCTCGTCACGTAG
- a CDS encoding putative subtilase family serine protease translates to MMPQAQQEPRISQIKICGTISLCSLAPKLRHDASIIVPLVVEEDTIEPVHFRTLMITFHEDCDAEEVKQRALQNSLHVKLSRLSQSMDLSGQGRARDFDEPLPVTTTIVASYEAYTKKQFSVNLPSFVRGRESGAPLGRPPSRCVLSDETLHRVGIDIIKLTDCPAVEGGELKLVFERDPCVASVEFDQVVRIIGDSRDLSLGRSTTVGVPQPSSDPDATKRGRNSPNEQPYWRTIAGFEEAYDLAECLPSETVAVIDTGIAFNHPSLRKNIWKNPGEIAGNGVDDDGNGFIDDVYGFNFIDNDGDMSDDNGHGTHCAGIIGGLKDNESGAQGVCGTTTIAGLKFMGANGSGATSDAVKAINYCIQMGIRISNNSWGGPGRTDALETAILKSHKAGHIFVTAAGNAGQNNDRSPSYPASYNSPNIVAVAATDSSDEMASFSNTGARSVHVAAPGVAILSTYPPDGFKHLSGTSMASPIVAGLAALLVSLPFESHLDIKQAIMEGVDKIPATRGRVISGGRINAERSILWLAEKLGLQRRSFRKTTSRGLVHTDRSRGEALKDNEEQG, encoded by the exons ATGATGCCACAAGCTCAGCAAGAGCCTCGAATATCTCAGATAAAG ATCTGTGGGACGAtctccctctgttctctAGCCCCCAAGCTGCGTCACGATGCGTCAATTATCGTTCCTTTGGTTGTGG AAGAAGATACTATCGAGCCTGTCCACTTCCGCACGTTGATGATTACCTTCCATGAAGACTGTGACGCAGAGGAAGTGAAACAGAGGGCTCTCCAAAATAGCTTGCACGTCAAGCTCTCACGCTTGTCACAGTCCATGGATCTCAGCGGACAGGGGAGAGCCCGCGACTTTGA CGAGCCGCTGCCCGTCACTACGACTATTGTTGCTTCGTATGAGGCATACACAAAGAAACAATTCAGTGTGAATTTGCCTTCCTTTGTCCGGGGTAGAGAATCAGGGGCGCCTCTGGGGCGTCCCCCATCAAGGTGCGTGCTGAGCGATGAGACCTTGCACAGAGTGGGAATCGATATCATTAAACTCACGGACTGTCCTGCCGTTGAAGGAGGAGAGCTAAAATTAGTGTTTGAAAGGGACCCGTGCGTGGCTTCTGTTGAGTTCGACCAAGTTGTCAGAATAATTGGTGACTCGAGAGATCTTTCCTTGGGTCGGTCAACCACTGTCGGGGTGCCTCAACCAAGCTCGGATCCAGATGCAACGAAGAGAGGCCGGAATAGCCCTAATGAACAACCATACTGGCGAACAATTGCGGGGTTTGAAGAGGCATACGATTTGGCTGAGTGCCTTCCAAGCGAGACTGTCGCAGTCATAGATACTGGGATCGCGTTCAATCACCCCTCACTCCGGAAGAACATATGGAAAAACCCAGGAGAGATCGCCGGAAATGGGGTTGACGATGATGGAAACGGCTTTATTGACGACGTTTACGGCTTTAACTTCATCGATAACGATGGAGACATGTCAGACGACAACGGTCATGGTACCCACTGCGCCGGTATCATCGGTGGCTTGAAAGACAACGAATCAGGTGCTCAGGGAGTCTGTGGTACCACCACCATTGCCGGATTGAAGTTTATGGGAGCCAACGGCAGCGGTGCGACGTCTGACGCTGTGAAAGCCATTAATTATTGCATACAAATGGGAATTCGAATCAGCAACAACAGCTGGGGGGGCCCTGGACGAACAGATGCTTTAGAAACCGCCATCTTAAAATCTCATAAAGCAGGTCATATCTTTGTCACTGCTGCCGGAAATGCTGGACAAAACAACGATCGATCGCCTTCCTACCCCGCCTCATACAATTCGCCAAACATTGTGGCGGTCGCCGCAACAGATTCGTCCGATGAAATGGCTTCGTTCAGCAACACAGGCGCTCGATCTGTACATGTGGCTGCCCCAGGTGTGGCGATCCTGTCAACGTATCCTCCTGACGGCTTCAAGCACCTCTCAGGAACGTCTATGGCGTCTCCCATTGTAGCCGGTCTGGCAGCTTTGCTGGTGTCGCTGCCCTTTGAGAGCCACCTGGATATCAAGCAAGCCATTATGGAAGGAGTGGACAAGATCCCAGCGACCCGCG GCAGGGTAATCTCTGGGGGGCGCATCAACGCCGAGCGTTCTATCCTGTGGCTCGCAGAGAAGTTAGGACTGCAACGGCGTTCGTTCAGAAAAACAACGTCTCGCGGTCTGGTGCACACAGATCGTAGCAGGGGCGAGGCCCTTAAGGACAACGAGGAACAAGGCTGA